Proteins from a single region of Segatella copri:
- a CDS encoding DUF2442 domain-containing protein yields the protein MILTVKDVDYLGDYTLLCTFNDGVAKKVDLQPLLKYPAFAELKDKKKFVQFGLDQTIFWYNGADIAPEYLYDNGVMA from the coding sequence ATGATACTAACAGTTAAAGATGTAGATTATTTAGGAGATTATACTCTTCTTTGTACATTTAATGACGGAGTGGCGAAGAAGGTTGATTTGCAGCCTCTTTTGAAATATCCGGCATTTGCAGAATTGAAGGACAAGAAAAAGTTCGTTCAATTTGGACTAGACCAAACTATCTTCTGGTATAATGGAGCTGATATTGCTCCGGAATATCTCTATGATAATGGTGTTATGGCTTAA